The region TCACGAAAGTATAAAATTTGTTAAGAGCATCTTAATATTAGATCGGTTACTTAATTAACCGGTAATCAACAATTCACCTGTTGAAAACTTAATAATAGTGTTGATAAGTGCAAAAAAAACCGAAACCAAGGTTTCGGAAATTTAAGAAGTTATGGTATGTAAGGTTTTAGCTTTTAAAAACTCCCATATCTAAATACTTATCCATTCTTTTATTCACCAAATCTGTTGGTGATAAGTTTTTAAATTCAGAATAAGCTCCTAAAATTGCATTTTTTACCGTATTAAAAGTTTCCTCTCTATTACTATGAGCACCACCAATTGGTTCTTTTACAATTTCGTCTATCAGTTTCTGTTTTTTCATATCCTTGGCAGTAAGCTTTAAAGCATCTGCTGCCTGTTCTTTATACTCCCAGCTACGCCAAAGAATAGAAGAACAGGATTCAGGTGAAATTACAGAATACCAGGTATTTTCAAGCATCATTACCTTATCTCCAACCCCAATTCCTAAAGCACCTCCACTGGCACCTTCTCCAATTATAACTACAATAATTGGCACTTTAAGCCTTGTCATTTCCAGGATATTCCGGGCAATAGCTTCTCCCTGGCCGCGTTCTTCAGCTTCAAGCCCAGGATAAGCTCCTGGAGTATCTACAAATGTTACCACAGGAAGTCCAAACTTCTCTGCAGACTTCATTAAACGTAAAGCTTTACGATAACCCTCAGGATTTGCCATCCCAAAATTTCTATACTGTCTGGTTTTAGTGTTATAGCCTTTTTGCTGGCCAATAAACATAAAACTCTGGTCTTCTATTTTACCAAGACCACCAATCATCGCTTTATCGTCTTTTACATTTCTATCGCCGTGGAGCTCTAAAAATGTATCACCACAAATTGCATTTATGTAATCTAAAGTATAAGGGCGGTTAGGATGCCGGGAAAGCTGAACCCGTTGCCAGGCCGTTAAATTCTTATATATATCTTTTCGGGTTTCCTTTAATTTCTTCTCAATTTGCCTGCAGGTAGCCGTAACATCAACATCGCTCTCTTCACCTATGTTACAGGCTTTTGCGTACTGCTCTTCCAACTCTTTAATGGGTAATTCAAATTCTAAATATTCCATAAGTTGTTATGGTTTGTTTTTTATTAGCTTACAAATATAACAAACTTTAAAAGGAAGAATTATACAGAAAGACCATTAAATTTTGAGAAATTTCCCGACTTATCTTTTGGCTCTATAAAGTAGGAAAATAGCGAGAATTCCAAAACTGATATTTGGAAACCATACGGCAATTAATGGCGAAAAAGTAGACTGCTCGGCCATGGTACCAAAAACCTTATCGAAAAATATAAATATAAAGGCTAAAGTTATTCCCACAGCAAGATTTACACCCATACCTCCCCGACGCTTCATAGAAGAAACTGCCACGGCAATAATCGTTAAAATAAATGCTGAAACAGGAATACTCCACCTTTTATAGGCAACCACAAGATATCGGTTTATATTTCCAGAACCTCGACGGCGTTCTTGCTCAATAAATTCGTTTAGCTCGGTATAATTTAGAGTCTCTGCAATATAAGTTTCAGGGGTTAATTCATCAAATTCAAAAGGCAGAATAGTATCCAGTTTATTTTGATGAATAATAGAATCTTCATCAACTCCTATAATCCGCTTATTTACATTAGTTAAGGAATAAGTGGTGTCTTCCGGATTAAATCTTAGGCTGGAAGCACTTATCTTATATTCAAGTTTATTTCCTTCAAAATGTTCTAAAGTAAAATTTCGCGCCGATTTCCCTAATGGCTGAAAATGACTGGCATAAATAAATTCGTTGTCATTTATTTGCCGATAAACATCCCTGGTCTCCTGGGTTTCGGTTCCTTTCTTTAGATATTCGTATTTAAATTCATTAAAACCTTTACTGGCTTTTGGCGCGAGAAACATTCCAAGAATCAGCGCTAAAATACAAACAATAGTTGCGCCAATAAGATAAGGTCTTAAGAACCTCCAAAAGGAAACCCCACTACTCAAAAATGCGATAATCTCGGTATTATTGGCGAGTTTGGAGGTAAACCAAATAACCGATAAAAACAAGAAAAGCGGAAATAATAAATTGGCAAAATAGATCGTAAAGTCTACATAATAAAGGGCTACTTCTATAAAAGGCACTTCATTATCCAGGATCTTTCCAATTTTTTCAGCAAGATTAACCGTAATTCCAATTGGTATAAATAGTAAAAGCATTAGGAAAAAAGTTCCCAGATAGCGTTTTAATATGTACCAATCTAAAATTTTCAAATTCTAAAGTCTTTTGTCCATTTGTTTTACCATCATATTCTTCCAGGTGGTAAAATCTCCAGCTAAGATATGTTTTCTGGCTTCACGCACCAACCACATATAAAATCCGAGATTATGAATAGTAGCAATTTGCTTGCCGAGAAGTTCATTCACACTAAATAAATGTCTAACATATGCTTTATTGTAATCTTTATCTACAAAAGTGGTTCCCATTTCATCTAAGGGAGAAAAATCGTCTTCCCACTTTTTGTTTTTAATATTAATAGTACCGTGAGCTGTAAAAAGCATCCCGTTACGGGCATTTCTGGTAGGCATCACACAATCAAACATATCTACGCCTAAAGCAATATTCTCCAGAATATTAATAGGAGTTCCCACGCCCATTAAATATCGTGGTTTATCTTCCGGAAGAATTGCAGTAACAACCTCCGTCATCGCATACATTTCTTCAGCGGGTTCTCCTACAGAAAGTCCACCAATCGCATTTCCTTCAGCGCCAACTGAAGCGATATATTCAGCCGATTGTTTTCTTAAATCTTTATAAGTACTTCCCTGAACTATTGGAAAAAGTGTTTGATCAAACCCGTATAAAGGATCTACTTTTTTTAAATGATTTACACACCTGTCCAGCCATCTATGCGTCATATGCATAGAGCATTTTGCGTATTTATAATCGCAGGGATAAGGTGTACACTCATCAAAAGCCATAATAATATCAGCACCGATTGTTCGTTGAATTTCCATCACATTTTCTGGTGTAAAAACGTGGTACGAACCATCTATATGTGATTTGAATTTTACGCCTTCTTCTTTAATTTTTCTTCTTGCAGAAAGGGAATACACCTGGTACCCGCCACTATCGGTTAAAATATTTCGGTCCCAGTTCATAAACTTATGTAAACCGCCGGCTTTCCTGAGAATTTCGGTTTGGGGTCGTAAATATAAGTGGTAGGTATTTCCCAATATTATATCGGGATTAATGTCTTCTTTAAGTTCCCGCTGGTGTACTCCTTTAACCGAAGCTACTGTACCAACAGGCATAAAAATAGGAGTTTCAATCTTACCGTGATCGGTTGTAATGGTCCCGGCCCGGGCTTTACTACCGGCATCGGTACTCAACAAATCAAATTTCATAGTGTATTTTAAGTGAGTGCAAAGATACTCAAGTAAACTACCTTTAGGCAAACCCACGAAGCATTTTTTTGCTATCAAGGCATCCCGATTTCTCGAGACGGAGCATTTAAATCTCGATTATCGAGTAAAAGAAGTTCAAAACATGAAATTGTTAGTTACTTCATTAGTTTTCTTAATAACTGAGGGGCAAGCACTTTGACAAAGCTTTATAAAAAGCTATTTTTGTGGCTATTATTTTAACAACACAATTTTACTTTAATGTCAAAAATCAAAGAATTAGAAGATTTTGCTACCCAGGTTCGCCGGGATATTTTAAGGCAGGTTCACAAGGTGAATTCGGGTCACCCCGGAGGTTCACTGGGCTGTACAGAGTTTTTTACCGCTTTGTACCAGGGCGGAATTATGGAACATAAACCCGAATTTAATATGGACGGGAAAGACGAAGACCTTTTCTTCCTTTCCAACGGCCATATTTCTCCGGTTTTCTATAGCGTTTTAGCCCGAAGCGGTTACTTCCCTGTAGATGAATTAAATACTTTTCGCCTTATAGATTCCAGGTTACAGGGGCACCCAACAACGCACGAAGGCCTGCCGGGAATTCGTGTCGCTTCAGGTTCACTGGGACAGGGAATGTCGGTCGCTCTTGGTGCCGCACAAGCAAAAAAGTTAAATAAAGATAATCACCTGGTATTTTCACTTCACGGAGATGGAGAATTACAGGAAGGTCAAAACTGGGAAGCCATTATGTATGCCGCCGGAAATAAAGTTGATAATATTATTTCAACGGTAGACGTAAACGGCCAGCAGATAGATGGAAGTACAGAAACCGTTTTGCCAATGGGTAATCTAAAAGCTAAATTTGAAGCTTTTGGCTGGGATGTTATGGAAATCGAAAACGGTAACGATATGCAACAGGTAATTGATGGTCTAACCGAAGCCAAATCCCGCACCGGAAAAGGAAAACCGGTTTGTGTGTTAATGACAACCATGATGGGTAATGGCGTAGACTTTATGATGCATACCCACGCCTGGCATGGAAAAGCGCCTAACGACGAACAGTTGGAAAACGCACTTTCTCAAAACCCGGAAACTTTAGGAGATTATTAAAAAATAAATTTCCGCCGCAGTTTATCCCGCTTTTTTCGGGACGGAAATGACAAAGAAAATTAGAATGAAAACATATACAGATACAGGAAAAAAAGATACCCGCTCGGGATTTGGAGCGGGTCTTACCGAGCTTGGCCGAACTAATCCTAATGTAGTAGCACTTTGTGCCGACCTTGTGGGATCACTTAAAATGCAGGATTTTATAGATGAAAATCCAGAACGTTTCTTCCAGGTGGGAATTGCTGAAGCCAATATGATGGGGATGTCCGCCGGACTTACCATTGGTGGCAAGATTCCATTTGCAGGAACTTTTGCCAATTTTGCTACAGGAAGGGTTTACGACCAGATTCGTCAATCTATCGCTTATTCAGGGAAAAACGTAAAGATTTGTGCTTCGCATTCGGGAGTTACTTTAGGAGAAGACGGGGCAACTCACCAGATCCTGGAAGATATAGGTCTTATGAAAATGTTACCGGGAATGACGGTAATTAATACTTGCGATTTTAACCAGACCAAAGCAGCAACCTTAGCAATTGCAGATTATGATGGACCGGTTTACCTTCGATTTGGAAGACCAAAAGTGGCCAATTTCACCCCAGAAGATCAGAATTTTGAAATTGGGAAAGCCGTTCAACTTTATGAAGGGGAAGATGTAACCATTATCGCCACGGGCCATTTGGTTTGGGAAGCGATACAGGCGGCACAAAAACTTTCAGAAAAAGGGATTAGCGCCGATGTGATTAATATCCACACCATAAAACCTTTAGATGCAGAAGCGATAATCAAATCGGTTAAGAAAACCGGGTGTGTGGTTACTGCAGAAGAACACAACTTCCTTGGCGGACTTGGAGAAAGTGTAGCCCGTACTTTAGCTGAAAACAATCCTGCACCACAAGAATTTGTGGCCACTCAGGATACTTTTGGAGAAAGCGGTACACCGGAACAGCTCTTTGAAAAATACGGACTTAATGCAGAAGCGATTATTAAAGCCGCAGAAAAAGTTTTAAAAAGAAAATAAAACATCTTTTTAAGTATATTTAAAGCCTTTGAGAATGTGATTCTTAAAGGCTTTTTTCATTCAATCAAAAATAATAGGCACTATTTATGCGTTATCAAAACCTAACAATAAAACAATCTACTATGAAGAAATTAATGTTTATCGCTGTTTTCTTGTTTTCCTCCATAGGACTTATGGCCCAGGAAGCAGATTTTGGAATTAAAGGTGGTTTCAACTATGGCGCCACAGGAGACCTTGAGAGAGAAAGCGCCGCTAACGATTTAGGTGAAATTATTGAAGGAAAAGAGAAATCTGGTTATCATATTGGGCTTTTCAGTCGTTTTGAGATCGTGGGAATTTTTCTTCAGCCCGAATTAATGTTCACCCGCCTTAATACCGAATATGAAACTTTCAACTATAAAATTGATAAAATTGACGCTCCGGTATTATTGGGTGTAAATGTTTTAGGCCCTTTGAATATTAAAGCAGGACCTTCCTTTCAATATATTATAAATAACGAACTGGAAGATACACCGCTCAAAATTGGAGATGTGGAAAAAGATATTACTGTAGGCTATCAATTAGGAGCCGGATTAAACCTGGGTCGTTTAGGTTTTGATGTAAGATATGAAGGTGCTTTTACCGAAAATACAGCTTTTAGCGAAGAAGCTTCTGATAATTTTTCGATAGATTCAAGACCTTCTCAATGGATTTTGAGTTTGTCTTATGCTTTCTAAATTTAAAAACAACCAAACAGGAAAGTTCTATTCTGTTTATTAAAAAAAGAAGAGGTTATGTAAAAGCCTTTCTTCGTCAAGCTGAACTTGTTTCAGCTTCTAACATGTTTTTAAACAACTTAGATCCTGAAACAAGTTCAGGATGACGTTTAAGTTAACTTTTACCTAACCTCTTTTCCATTAAAATACTCAAGCTCTTACTACCTATTCAAAAGTATCAGGATCTAAATAATCTGGAGTTCCGTTGCCATTAGAATCGGGAAACTCTACACTACCATCTTCGTTGATAATTATTTCCTCACGGGTTGGTTTTCCATCACCATCATCATCGGCATCAGCAAAGTTTGGAGTCTCATCACCATCGGTATCATCGTCCAAAATATTTTTATTTTCATTTAAATCTTCCATCCAGCTGGGAATACCATCCCGATCGTGATCGGTTTCATTAACACGATATAACTGCACGTTAAAAACCAGGGGACTGTAAGGCGGAATACTGGTTTGCGAACTTGAAAAATATCCTAAACCTGACGGGAAAATTAAAGCTCCAATTCCGTAATCATCAGTAAAATCTACCGTATTATCAGGATTTACTTTATACCCTGAAGCTCCTTTAAACTCAACTATCCCTGCGCTAAAACCTCTAATTAGTGTTGTAAGATCAAACCAAACAGGAGTATTTGCATTATCGAAGGCGCTAAGATTTAATAATTCCCCGCGGTAACTAACAAGGGTAGAATCGGTGAATTTTGGCTGCTGGCCTTCACCTTCTCTTACTTTCAATACATACATATTGTATTCTACATCATTTCTAACAACCGTTTTCATCATTAGATTCTCTTCTTCCGAAAGAGGTGTTTTATCGGCGTTATCACCTGCTATGGTATCAATACGCACCATATTGTCAAACCCATCAGAAGGATTTTCAAACTCCTCATAGTTATAAAAATGAGTATCCAGAAAATTATTTATCGAATCGGCATCAGCCAAAGCCTGTTCCTCAGGGTCTCTTTCCTCAATTTGTGGAGTATTCCTACTGTCATCATCATTACAGGAAATTAAGCTTGAAGCTAAAATAAGGCTTAGAATAAAAAATTTGTTTAATCGCATTGTCTTTATTTTTGGCGCGCAAGATACAATATTCTTGTATTTTTGTTTAAGATTAACGCAGTTTTAAAGGAGAGATTTTATGAGAGTTGACAAGTTTTTATGGTGCGTAAGATATTTTAAAACCCGAAGCATTGCCACCAACGCATGCAAGCAGGGGAAAGTGAAAGTAGATGGCGCCAATGTAAAACCATCTAAAGAAGTTTTCCCGAACGATAAACTTACCATAAGAAAAAACCAGATAGATTATCAAATTGAAGTTCTAGACCTTCCGCCCAGCCGGGTTGGCGCAAAACTGGTAAATCTTTATATAATTGATGTCACCCCAAAAGAAGCTTTTGAAAAATTAGAACTTTTAAAATATTCTAAAGATTATTATCGTAAAAAAGGTACCGGAAGGCCTACTAAAAAAGATCGTCGTGATATAGATGACTGGTTTGAAAATACAGATCCAAATCCAGATGAAAAAGATAAAGAAGCATAGTTTTTCTTCAGAATTCTGGTCACAACGTTATGAACAAAACCAAACCGGCTGGGATATTGGTGAAATATCTACCCCGTTGAAACATTATATAGATCAGTTTAAAGATAAAGAACTTAAAATATTAATTCCCGGGGCCGGAAATGCTTATGAAGCCGAATATTTATTTAAACAGGGATTTAAAAATGTTTATGTAGCCGATATTAGCAAAAAACCTCTTAGAAATCTTAAAACCCGTTTTCCCGATTTTCCTGACGAACAATTATTACAGATAGATTTCTTTGATATAGAAGATTCTTTTGATCTTATTTTAGAGCAGACATTCTTCTGCGCGCTTCCAGTAGATTCCAGGCAGGCTTACGCTAAAAAATCGGCAGAACTTTTAAAAGAAAATGGGATATTAAGTGGTTTGCTTTTTAGTTTCCCGCTAACAGAAAACGGACCACCCTTTGGCGGCAGTGAAGAAGAATATTTAACGTATTTTAGTCCTTATTTCGAAATAGAAATCCTGGAAGCCTGTTACAATTCTATAAAACCAAGACAGGGAAACGAATTGTTTTTTAAATTCAAAAAGAAGTCAGCTTAATGCTGAAAAGAAAGCGAGACCCAAAATTATAAACAAATGAAAGAACGTGTACTTATTTTAAATCACGAACAAATTCAGCATAAAATTAAACGTATAGCCTACCAGGTTTATGAAAGTAATATTGAGGAAAAAGAAATTATCCTGGCCGGTATCGCTAAAAAAGGCTATCTATTAGCTGCGCTCTTAAAGGATGCCCTGGAATCTATTTCTCCTCTTAAAATTAAGGTATGTGAAGTTCACATAAATAAGAAAAATCCGCTGGAAGAAATCACCACGTCCCTTGAGCCCGAGATTTATCAGGACAAATCGGTGATTCTAGTAGACGATGTATTAAACTCAGGGACTACTTTAATTTATGGTGTAAGACACTTTTTAAATGTTCCGCTTAAACAGTTTAAGACAGCAGTTTTAGTAGATAGAAACCATAAAAAATACCCGGTAAAAGCAGATTTTAAGGGGATTTCGCTTTCCACTTCTTTAAACGAAATGGTAGAGGTTTCTTTTGAAGCCAATAAGTTTAAAGCAGAGCTTTTATAACTTTTCTATAATTTGATCTACAATAAATTCAGGTTCTTTTTCGTCTACATTCACTGTAATATCTGACTGGCTGTAATAATATGCACGCTCAAAAAGATGTTTCCTAATAAATTCTTCTAAAGCCTCACGGGTTTCCAGGTGACTTATCACCGGCCGATGAACTTTTTCAAGAAAAAGCCTTTCGGTTAATGTTTGAATTGAAGCTTTTAAATAAATGGTTTTTGCATCTTTTTGTGCACAAATTCGGTCAAAATTATCTCCATAACATGGCGTTCCCCCACCTAACGAGATCACCATATCTGAATTATTCTCCAAAATATCGTCTAGAATTTGCGCCTCCAGCTTTCTAAAATATAGTTCGCCCCTATCTTCAAAAATATCGTTGATATTTTTTCCCTCGATCACTTCTATCTGATCATCGAGATCTACATATTTGTAATTCAGATTTTTAGCAAGCTTCTCTCCTACCACCGACTTCCCGGATCCCATGTACCCGGTTAAAAATATTTTCATAGTTAAAGTACTTATTATTAGAAGGATTCAAATCTAATATAAATTTATCTC is a window of Salegentibacter salegens DNA encoding:
- a CDS encoding acetyl-CoA carboxylase carboxyltransferase subunit alpha, producing MEYLEFELPIKELEEQYAKACNIGEESDVDVTATCRQIEKKLKETRKDIYKNLTAWQRVQLSRHPNRPYTLDYINAICGDTFLELHGDRNVKDDKAMIGGLGKIEDQSFMFIGQQKGYNTKTRQYRNFGMANPEGYRKALRLMKSAEKFGLPVVTFVDTPGAYPGLEAEERGQGEAIARNILEMTRLKVPIIVVIIGEGASGGALGIGVGDKVMMLENTWYSVISPESCSSILWRSWEYKEQAADALKLTAKDMKKQKLIDEIVKEPIGGAHSNREETFNTVKNAILGAYSEFKNLSPTDLVNKRMDKYLDMGVFKS
- a CDS encoding LptF/LptG family permease; the protein is MKILDWYILKRYLGTFFLMLLLFIPIGITVNLAEKIGKILDNEVPFIEVALYYVDFTIYFANLLFPLFLFLSVIWFTSKLANNTEIIAFLSSGVSFWRFLRPYLIGATIVCILALILGMFLAPKASKGFNEFKYEYLKKGTETQETRDVYRQINDNEFIYASHFQPLGKSARNFTLEHFEGNKLEYKISASSLRFNPEDTTYSLTNVNKRIIGVDEDSIIHQNKLDTILPFEFDELTPETYIAETLNYTELNEFIEQERRRGSGNINRYLVVAYKRWSIPVSAFILTIIAVAVSSMKRRGGMGVNLAVGITLAFIFIFFDKVFGTMAEQSTFSPLIAVWFPNISFGILAIFLLYRAKR
- the tgt gene encoding tRNA guanosine(34) transglycosylase Tgt, encoding MKFDLLSTDAGSKARAGTITTDHGKIETPIFMPVGTVASVKGVHQRELKEDINPDIILGNTYHLYLRPQTEILRKAGGLHKFMNWDRNILTDSGGYQVYSLSARRKIKEEGVKFKSHIDGSYHVFTPENVMEIQRTIGADIIMAFDECTPYPCDYKYAKCSMHMTHRWLDRCVNHLKKVDPLYGFDQTLFPIVQGSTYKDLRKQSAEYIASVGAEGNAIGGLSVGEPAEEMYAMTEVVTAILPEDKPRYLMGVGTPINILENIALGVDMFDCVMPTRNARNGMLFTAHGTINIKNKKWEDDFSPLDEMGTTFVDKDYNKAYVRHLFSVNELLGKQIATIHNLGFYMWLVREARKHILAGDFTTWKNMMVKQMDKRL
- a CDS encoding transketolase, whose translation is MSKIKELEDFATQVRRDILRQVHKVNSGHPGGSLGCTEFFTALYQGGIMEHKPEFNMDGKDEDLFFLSNGHISPVFYSVLARSGYFPVDELNTFRLIDSRLQGHPTTHEGLPGIRVASGSLGQGMSVALGAAQAKKLNKDNHLVFSLHGDGELQEGQNWEAIMYAAGNKVDNIISTVDVNGQQIDGSTETVLPMGNLKAKFEAFGWDVMEIENGNDMQQVIDGLTEAKSRTGKGKPVCVLMTTMMGNGVDFMMHTHAWHGKAPNDEQLENALSQNPETLGDY
- a CDS encoding transketolase family protein: MKTYTDTGKKDTRSGFGAGLTELGRTNPNVVALCADLVGSLKMQDFIDENPERFFQVGIAEANMMGMSAGLTIGGKIPFAGTFANFATGRVYDQIRQSIAYSGKNVKICASHSGVTLGEDGATHQILEDIGLMKMLPGMTVINTCDFNQTKAATLAIADYDGPVYLRFGRPKVANFTPEDQNFEIGKAVQLYEGEDVTIIATGHLVWEAIQAAQKLSEKGISADVINIHTIKPLDAEAIIKSVKKTGCVVTAEEHNFLGGLGESVARTLAENNPAPQEFVATQDTFGESGTPEQLFEKYGLNAEAIIKAAEKVLKRK
- a CDS encoding outer membrane beta-barrel protein gives rise to the protein MKKLMFIAVFLFSSIGLMAQEADFGIKGGFNYGATGDLERESAANDLGEIIEGKEKSGYHIGLFSRFEIVGIFLQPELMFTRLNTEYETFNYKIDKIDAPVLLGVNVLGPLNIKAGPSFQYIINNELEDTPLKIGDVEKDITVGYQLGAGLNLGRLGFDVRYEGAFTENTAFSEEASDNFSIDSRPSQWILSLSYAF
- a CDS encoding FKBP-type peptidyl-prolyl cis-trans isomerase gives rise to the protein MRLNKFFILSLILASSLISCNDDDSRNTPQIEERDPEEQALADADSINNFLDTHFYNYEEFENPSDGFDNMVRIDTIAGDNADKTPLSEEENLMMKTVVRNDVEYNMYVLKVREGEGQQPKFTDSTLVSYRGELLNLSAFDNANTPVWFDLTTLIRGFSAGIVEFKGASGYKVNPDNTVDFTDDYGIGALIFPSGLGYFSSSQTSIPPYSPLVFNVQLYRVNETDHDRDGIPSWMEDLNENKNILDDDTDGDETPNFADADDDGDGKPTREEIIINEDGSVEFPDSNGNGTPDYLDPDTFE
- a CDS encoding RNA-binding S4 domain-containing protein, with protein sequence MRVDKFLWCVRYFKTRSIATNACKQGKVKVDGANVKPSKEVFPNDKLTIRKNQIDYQIEVLDLPPSRVGAKLVNLYIIDVTPKEAFEKLELLKYSKDYYRKKGTGRPTKKDRRDIDDWFENTDPNPDEKDKEA
- a CDS encoding methyltransferase, whose product is MKKIKKHSFSSEFWSQRYEQNQTGWDIGEISTPLKHYIDQFKDKELKILIPGAGNAYEAEYLFKQGFKNVYVADISKKPLRNLKTRFPDFPDEQLLQIDFFDIEDSFDLILEQTFFCALPVDSRQAYAKKSAELLKENGILSGLLFSFPLTENGPPFGGSEEEYLTYFSPYFEIEILEACYNSIKPRQGNELFFKFKKKSA
- a CDS encoding phosphoribosyltransferase family protein — encoded protein: MKERVLILNHEQIQHKIKRIAYQVYESNIEEKEIILAGIAKKGYLLAALLKDALESISPLKIKVCEVHINKKNPLEEITTSLEPEIYQDKSVILVDDVLNSGTTLIYGVRHFLNVPLKQFKTAVLVDRNHKKYPVKADFKGISLSTSLNEMVEVSFEANKFKAELL
- a CDS encoding shikimate kinase, producing MKIFLTGYMGSGKSVVGEKLAKNLNYKYVDLDDQIEVIEGKNINDIFEDRGELYFRKLEAQILDDILENNSDMVISLGGGTPCYGDNFDRICAQKDAKTIYLKASIQTLTERLFLEKVHRPVISHLETREALEEFIRKHLFERAYYYSQSDITVNVDEKEPEFIVDQIIEKL